A DNA window from Actinokineospora baliensis contains the following coding sequences:
- a CDS encoding class-II fumarase/aspartase family protein yields the protein MTGTDSGLLAPVWAGAEAADLVTDEAWVAAMVEVEVALARAQAKLGVIPAAAAEAIADTVADLDVVDLAVRSRGGANPIVAFVTAFTGRVPEDAREYVHRGGTSQDILDTAAMLITRRVFEVVTRDLLRVAAALARLAEDHRDSVMAGRTLTQHAVPVTFGLKAAGWLSSVLDGVDRVRGVALPAQLGGAAGTLASYVEYAGDPSHGLLLSAEFSAVLGLPEAVVPWHALRTPYVDIGSAASIVTGALGKFALDVQGMSRTEVAEVVEPSAEGRGVSSAMPQKRNPVLATLIMAAARQVPLYATVLAQSMVAEDERAPGAWHAEWQPLRELLRCLGGAAATAAELAEGLEVFPARLRENLAITGGTIVSERLNVALAPVLGKVEAKKLLARLSRAENFAEALRAAPELASVDVEALLDPSAYLGSTDALIDRALSRYRSLS from the coding sequence GTGACCGGTACCGACAGTGGCCTGCTCGCCCCGGTGTGGGCGGGGGCCGAGGCGGCCGACCTGGTGACCGACGAGGCCTGGGTGGCCGCGATGGTCGAGGTCGAGGTGGCCCTGGCCCGCGCGCAGGCCAAGCTGGGGGTCATCCCGGCCGCTGCCGCGGAGGCCATCGCCGACACTGTCGCCGATCTCGACGTGGTCGACCTGGCCGTGCGCTCGCGTGGTGGCGCGAACCCCATCGTGGCGTTTGTCACCGCGTTCACCGGCCGTGTCCCCGAGGACGCCCGCGAGTACGTGCACCGCGGCGGCACCAGCCAGGACATCCTCGACACCGCCGCCATGCTCATCACCCGCCGCGTCTTCGAGGTCGTCACCCGCGACCTGCTGCGCGTCGCCGCCGCCCTGGCGCGGCTGGCCGAAGACCACCGCGACTCGGTGATGGCCGGGCGAACTCTTACTCAGCACGCCGTGCCAGTCACCTTCGGGCTCAAGGCCGCGGGCTGGCTGTCATCGGTGTTGGACGGCGTGGACCGCGTGCGCGGCGTGGCGTTGCCCGCCCAACTCGGAGGCGCTGCGGGAACCCTGGCGTCCTATGTGGAGTATGCGGGGGATCCTTCGCACGGGCTCTTGCTCTCGGCAGAGTTCTCAGCGGTGTTGGGCCTACCTGAGGCTGTTGTCCCCTGGCACGCTTTGAGAACCCCTTACGTCGACATCGGTTCCGCGGCCTCTATCGTCACCGGCGCGTTGGGTAAGTTCGCGCTCGACGTCCAGGGCATGTCCCGCACCGAAGTGGCCGAGGTCGTCGAACCCTCCGCCGAAGGCCGCGGTGTTTCTTCTGCCATGCCACAGAAGCGCAACCCGGTCCTGGCCACCCTCATCATGGCCGCGGCCCGCCAAGTTCCCCTCTATGCGACGGTCCTGGCGCAGTCCATGGTCGCCGAAGACGAACGAGCCCCCGGCGCCTGGCACGCCGAATGGCAGCCCCTCCGCGAACTCTTGCGCTGCCTGGGCGGAGCCGCCGCCACCGCCGCGGAACTGGCCGAAGGCCTAGAGGTCTTCCCCGCACGCCTACGCGAAAACCTCGCCATCACCGGCGGCACCATCGTCTCCGAACGCCTCAACGTCGCCCTGGCCCCCGTCCTCGGCAAGGTAGAGGCCAAGAAGCTCCTAGCTCGCCTCTCCCGCGCGGAGAACTTCGCCGAAGCCCTCCGCGCAGCCCCGGAGTTGGCGTCGGTCGACGTGGAAGCCCTACTAGACCCCTCCGCGTACCTGGGCTCCACCGACGCCCTCATCGACCGAGCCCTGTCCCGCTACCGGTCCCTCTCATGA